The Malus domestica chromosome 13, GDT2T_hap1 genome includes a window with the following:
- the LOC139190787 gene encoding uncharacterized protein, which yields MAREHVRGHNWTFEEDVSLCLAWVSVSEDGAVGTNPNKKVLWDKIIAKFQENCNGGGRDGGGVYNRWKTINKACTLWKGSLERAMVGMPSGRSVIEITRVTPKNQVFKLQHAWDVLKDCPRWATDADQQWGRLFQREAAPRNEGVDEGVDEMTPSPSLARPLGRDKQKEAKRKGKSQDSSSGDFATEIAKLHETHSARQEEAARLRLQMKEILDREENRFEIEFKMKDLSKYTPKRKKFLRDKQKEIMRKSALRSMFQDDESSEPYIPTFQRSPSPSEDGGYDC from the exons atggcaagaGAGCATGTTAGAGGTCATAATTGGACCTTTGAGGAAGATGTTTCTTTATGCTTGGCATGGGTTTCTGTTAGTGAAGATGGTGCAGTTGGCACAAATCcaaataaaaaggttttgtgggataaaatcattgcaaagtttcaagaaaactGCAACGGCGGCGGGCGGGACGGTGGTGGTGTTTATAATCGGTGGAAGactatcaacaaagcatgcactttatggAAGGGAAGCTTAGAGAGAGCCATGGTTGGCATGCCTAGTGGAAGGAGCGTCATAGAAATT acaagagtaacaccaaaaaatcaagtttttaagttgcaacatgcttgggacgtcctcaaggattgtccaAGGTGGGCAACCGATGCAGACCAACAATGGGGAAGATTATTTCAACGTGAAGCCGCACCGAGAAATGAAGGTGTCGATGAAGGTGTCGATGAAATGACCCCATCTCCTTCTTTAGCAAGGCCCCTGGgaagagataagcaaaaggaagcaaagagaaaagggaagtcccaAGATTCGTCGAGCGGAGACTTTGCTACCGAAATTGCAAAATTGCACGAAACTCATAGCGCTCGCCAAGAAGAAGCAGCCCGATTGCGTTTGCAAATGAAGGAAATCTTGGATAGGGAGGAAAATAGGTTTGAAATTGAATTCAAGATGAAGGACCTCAGCAAATACACTCCAAAGAGGAAGAAGTTCTTACGtgataagcaaaaggaaattaTGCGAAAGTCTGCCTTAAGGAGTATGTTTCAAGATGATGAATCCTCTGAACCCTATATCCCAACATTTCAACGAAGTCCATCACCAAGTGAAGATGGTGGATATGATTGTTAA
- the LOC114820337 gene encoding GDSL esterase/lipase At4g16230-like isoform X2, producing the protein MELILGSQQDDLRMGEQFSTFSEMGFKNFTPPYLAPTTVGDMLLQGVNYASSASGISNSTETFYGTLLNFDTQISYHGRTAIAIMSRIGIPAAQKLLSRAIYAIAIGSNDIMYSETSSMSEEDYFDFLISRLKLGLKTLHSLDARKIVVANAGLIVCIPYEKDIHPVPKGSCVRILNRTAQRYNAKLKGLLVELNKNLKGAKFIYADIYQMLEDLSNNYVSYGFENGVSACCSVAGPQGGLIPCTFLSKICPDRSKYLFWDPFHLTEAGNLIAARHMMDGNSTYMSPMNIRQLLQV; encoded by the exons ATGGAATTGATTTTGGGAAGCCAACAGGACGATTTACGAATGGGAGAACAGTTTTCGACATTCTCC GAAATGGGTTTTAAAAATTTTACTCCTCCTTACTTGGCACCAACTACAGTTGGAGACATGCTTCTACAAGGTGTTAATTATGCTTCCTCTGCCAGTGGAATTTCAAATTCCACTGAAACATTTTAT GGCACTTTACTCAATTTCGATACACAAATCAGTTACCATGGGAGGACTGCGATAGCAATCATGTCAAGGATTGGTATTCCTGCAGCTCAGAAATTGTTGAGTAGAGCAATTTATGCGATTGCAATCGGCTCAAACGATATTATGTATTCCGAGACTTCTTCCATGAGCGAAGAAGATTATTTCGATTTCTTGATTTCAAGACTCAAATTAGGACTTAAG ACACTCCACAGCTTGGATGCTAGAAAGATTGTTGTGGCTAATGCTGGACTTATTGTGTGTATCCCATATGAGAAAGATATACATCCAGTTCCAAAGGGAAGTTGTGTTCGTATACTAAATCGTACCGCCCAGAGGTATAACGCCAAGTTGAAGGGCCTGCTCGTGGAGCTCAACAAGAATCTCAAAGGGGCAAAGTTTATTTATGCAGATATTTACCAAATGTTGGAAGACCTCTCTAACAATTACGTGTCATATG GGTTTGAGAATGGCGTTTCTGCTTGCTGCTCCGTTGCCGGGCCCCAAGGGGGACTAATCCCGTGTACCTTTTTGTCTAAAATTTGTCCCGACAGATCAAAGTATTTATTCTGGGATCCATTCCACTTAACGGAGGCTGGTAATCTCATTGCAGCAAGGCATATGATGGATGGTAACTCAACTTATATGTCACCAATGAATATAAGGCAACTTCTGCAAGTTTAA
- the LOC103452771 gene encoding copper-transporting ATPase PAA1, chloroplastic-like, whose translation MLSGDKSNNAEYVASAVGIPKEKVISGVKPTEKKKFRMELQKDQNVVAMVGDGINDAAALASSHVGIAMGGGVGAASEVSSIVLLGNRLSQLLDALELSRLTMKTVKQNPDAST comes from the exons ATGCTATCTGGGGACAAAAGCAATAACGCGGAGTACGTCGCGTCTGCTGTTGGTATTCCGAAAGAGAAG GTGATATCTGGTGTTAAACCGACGGAAAAGAAGAAGTTCAGAATGGAACTTCAGAAGGATCAGAACGTCGTAGCAATGGTTGGTGATGGAATTAATGATGCTGCAGCATTGGCTTCATCGCATGTTGGAATTGCCATGGGTGGTGGTGTTGGAGCTGCTAGTGAGGTGTCTTCTATTGTGCTATTGGGCAACAGACTTTCACAA TTACTTGATGCCTTGGAGCTGAGCAGGCTAACTATGAAGACTGTGAAGCAAAATCCCGATGCCAGCACCTAA
- the LOC103452812 gene encoding uncharacterized protein — translation MGDRRRRSRATEMAQYQARLNLEESELINAEAELVNSFMQYEHHDESSHRGFVTRCSFVQHDREECHDQMMKDYFIERPRYPAHDFRRRFRMRRKLFKGILNAVVNHDHYFARKIDVVGRQSLSPHQKLTSTFRMLVNGCSADSTDEYCRLAESTAIENLKRFYQAIQAIYGATYLRKPTCEDLKRLLRKADKRGLPGIIGSLDCMHWEWKNCPTGWAGQFKGRHNKPTIVLEVVASYDTWIWHAFFGSPRSNNDINVLWSSPLFDEVVNGWAP, via the coding sequence atgggTGATAGAAGAAGGCGTAGCAGGGCAACAGAGATGGCACAATACCAAGCAAGGCTTAACCTTGAGGAATCAGAACTGATCAACGCCGAAGCTGAACTTGTAAACTCGTTTATGCAATATGAGCACCATGACGAATCTAGCCATCGTGGTTTTGTCACGAGATGTTCATTCGTGCAGCATGATAGAGAAGAGTGTCATGACCAAATGATGAAAGATTATTTCATTGAGCGGCCGAGATATCCTGCTCATGATTTTCGGAGGCGGTTTCGGATGAGAAGAAAGCTTTTTAAAGGCATCTTGAACGCAGTTGTCAATCATGACCACTACTTTGCAAGGAAGATAGATGTTGTAGGCCGACAAAGTCTATCACCTCATCAAAAGCTCACATCTACATTTCGAATGCTAGTTAATGGGTGCTCTGCTGACTCAACTGACGAATATTGCCGACTTGCGGAGAGTACTGCTATTGAGAACCTGAAACGCTTCTATCAAGCAATTCAAGCCATTTATGGAGCCACATACCTCCGCAAGCCAACTTGTGAAGACTTGAAAAGGCTTCTACGCAAGGCAGACAAAAGAGGCTTACCTGGCATAATAGGAAGTCTCGATTGTATGCATTGGGAATGGAAGAATTGTCCTACTGGTTGGGCTGGCCAATTCAAGGGCCGTCATAACAAGCCAACCATCGTGCTGGAGGTTGTGGCATCTTAcgacacatggatttggcatgcattCTTCGGCTCTCCCAGATCAAACAACGATATCAACGTTctttggtcttctcctttgTTCGATGAGGTTGTGAATGGATGGGCACCATAA
- the LOC114820337 gene encoding GDSL esterase/lipase At4g16230-like isoform X1: protein MMWIIFQTVTVYFLLVTCSAKNNFPAFLTFANSLADVGNNNYLPTIVKGNFYPNGIDFGKPTGRFTNGRTVFDILQQEMGFKNFTPPYLAPTTVGDMLLQGVNYASSASGISNSTETFYGTLLNFDTQISYHGRTAIAIMSRIGIPAAQKLLSRAIYAIAIGSNDIMYSETSSMSEEDYFDFLISRLKLGLKTLHSLDARKIVVANAGLIVCIPYEKDIHPVPKGSCVRILNRTAQRYNAKLKGLLVELNKNLKGAKFIYADIYQMLEDLSNNYVSYGFENGVSACCSVAGPQGGLIPCTFLSKICPDRSKYLFWDPFHLTEAGNLIAARHMMDGNSTYMSPMNIRQLLQV, encoded by the exons ATGATGTGGATTATATTCCAAACTGTTACAGTCTACTTCTTGTTAGTTACTTGCTCAGCCAAAAATAATTTTCCTGCTTTTTTAACTTTTGCCAATTCCTTGGCTGATGTGGGAAACAACAACTACCTCCCAACCATAGTAAAGGGAAACTTTTACCCCAATGGAATTGATTTTGGGAAGCCAACAGGACGATTTACGAATGGGAGAACAGTTTTCGACATTCTCC AGCAGGAAATGGGTTTTAAAAATTTTACTCCTCCTTACTTGGCACCAACTACAGTTGGAGACATGCTTCTACAAGGTGTTAATTATGCTTCCTCTGCCAGTGGAATTTCAAATTCCACTGAAACATTTTAT GGCACTTTACTCAATTTCGATACACAAATCAGTTACCATGGGAGGACTGCGATAGCAATCATGTCAAGGATTGGTATTCCTGCAGCTCAGAAATTGTTGAGTAGAGCAATTTATGCGATTGCAATCGGCTCAAACGATATTATGTATTCCGAGACTTCTTCCATGAGCGAAGAAGATTATTTCGATTTCTTGATTTCAAGACTCAAATTAGGACTTAAG ACACTCCACAGCTTGGATGCTAGAAAGATTGTTGTGGCTAATGCTGGACTTATTGTGTGTATCCCATATGAGAAAGATATACATCCAGTTCCAAAGGGAAGTTGTGTTCGTATACTAAATCGTACCGCCCAGAGGTATAACGCCAAGTTGAAGGGCCTGCTCGTGGAGCTCAACAAGAATCTCAAAGGGGCAAAGTTTATTTATGCAGATATTTACCAAATGTTGGAAGACCTCTCTAACAATTACGTGTCATATG GGTTTGAGAATGGCGTTTCTGCTTGCTGCTCCGTTGCCGGGCCCCAAGGGGGACTAATCCCGTGTACCTTTTTGTCTAAAATTTGTCCCGACAGATCAAAGTATTTATTCTGGGATCCATTCCACTTAACGGAGGCTGGTAATCTCATTGCAGCAAGGCATATGATGGATGGTAACTCAACTTATATGTCACCAATGAATATAAGGCAACTTCTGCAAGTTTAA